The proteins below are encoded in one region of Solenopsis invicta isolate M01_SB chromosome 8, UNIL_Sinv_3.0, whole genome shotgun sequence:
- the LOC120358556 gene encoding uncharacterized protein LOC120358556 has translation MRTIVEAARAELHTGNLSKQLWAEAMNYSVFTINRTGTSSVKGKSPAELWFGRHVSIKSMKSFDCKCYILIPNKNRKKLDKKNKRKIEISCDVIFDDKLNQNLNSTEIFLNRKPKGLKEEKHIKNSEKEEHVNRQEENHDTESSDEESFASDDKVDKESQIFDEGEIQSQDVLQRGLRDRKLLKPPNRYDPCASNLMALIGDVEEISVEDALNNPKWKRAMDDEMHSLDKTYTYMVTD, from the exons ATGAGAACTATAGTGGAAGCTGCTCGTGCCGAACTACATACTGGAAATCTTAGCAAGCAACTTTGGGCTGAAGCTATGAATTATTCCGTGTTTACCATAAATCGTACAGGTACCAGCTCGGTCAAAGGTAAAAGTCCAGCTGAACTTTGGTTTGGACGTCATGTGAGTATCAAGTCTATGAAGTCATTTGATTGTAAATGCTACATACTCATACCAAATAAGAATCGTAAGAAGTTGGATAAGAAAA ataaaagaaaaatagaaatatcttgCGATGTTATTTTTGATGACAAATTGAATCAAAACCTAAACTCGACGGAAATCTTTCTTAATAGAAAACCAAAAGGcctgaaagaagaaaaacacatcaaaaattctgaaaaagagGAGCATGTCAATCGACAGGAGGAGAATCATGATACAGAGTCAAGTGATGAAGAAAGCTTTGCCAGCGATGATAAAGTGGACAAAGAATCACAAATTTTCGATGAAGGTGAAATTCAATCTCAAGATGTACTACAGCGAGGACTACGAGACAGAAAACTTCTGAAGCCACCCAACAGGTATGATCCATGTGCTTCAAATCTAATGGCATTAATCGGAGACGTGGAAGAGATATCGGTCGAGGATGCTTTAAACAATCCAAAGTGGAAACGTGCAATGGACGATGAAATGCACTCATTGGACaaaacatatacatacatgGTCACTGACTGA
- the LOC105205452 gene encoding facilitated trehalose transporter Tret1 isoform X2 — protein MNKTEEIVEERTYSVTERNKELHNEVSSHFLRCITNKNLKKKIAIADVMPQIITSCIIHSITIKAGINMAYSTVLLDGLEADDNMKITESEGSWIASLVTITLPIGSLIAGPLMDKYGRKVVCLLSCIPAVISWVSLIFAKSLITIYAARVIAGIAAGLTTVSIIYISELTHPQVRPMILCLNSVFVSLGILITCCLAVMLDWRKMNIVFLALECCIFLTLYFVPESPYWLVCFQNRMFDEKRICKIKCSLKRLNRRQTIYEEEYSRIMEIYENRVASDEAPKSIAESVKNYYHKFTSPIAYKPLLILFSLFLLQQLSGSYVVIFYAISVFREMGGTFGKSFNEHEALVMLGTIRFIISVITVFCSRKYGRRVLCILSGIGMAISMFLSGMYMHFTMWYDENGNTEETMVNQKWLLLFFVLSYICTSSFGFIVIPWTLIGELLPVTVRGIGGGIMISLAYTMMFAVIKSYPFILKSMSIEGIFFSFSFISLMGAAFVYFFLPETLGKSFSDIENFFSSTRQKKTRIAGSEDP, from the exons ATGAATAAAACAGAAGAAATTGTTGAAGAAAGAACATATTCAGTTACAGAACGCAATAAGGAACTTCACAATGAAGTCAG cagTCATTTTCTTAGATGCATTaccaataaaaacttaaaaaagaaaattgcaatagCAGACGTAATGCCACAg atTATTACAAGCTGTATAATTCATTCTATTACTATAAAGGCTGGTATAAACATGGCTTACAGTACTGTTTTATTAGATGGTTTAGAAGCAGATgacaatatgaaaataactgAGAGTGAAGGATCTTGGATAg CAAGTCTAGTTACAATAACATTACCAATAGGATCTCTCATTGCTGGGCCTTTGATGGATAAATATGGACGTAAAGTAGTTTGTTTATTATCTTGTATTCCTGCGGTAATATCATGGGTTTCATTGATATTCGCCAAAtctttaattactatttatGCGGCTCGAGTTATAGCTGGAATTGCAGCAGGCTTAACAActgtttctataatttatatatcagAACTTACACATCCGCAAGTTAGACCAATGATTCTGTGTCTTAACTCCGTGTTTGTGTCATTGGGTATATTAATTACCTGTTGTTTAGCTGTAATGCTAGACTGGCGCAAGATGAATATAGTTTTCCTTGCATTAGAGTGCTGTATTTTTCTTACACTTTACTTTGTACCCGAAAGCCCCTACTGGCTTGTATGTTTTCAAAATCGTATGTTTGACGAAAAAcgaatttgcaaaataaaatgcaGTTTAAAACGACTTAATAGAAGGCAAACA atttATGAGGAGGAATACTCACGAATCATGGAGATCTATGAGAACCGCGTAGCGAGTGACGAAGCGCCAAAAAGTATTGCAGAATCTGTAAAAAATTACTATCACAAATTTACATCTCCAATAGCCTATAAGCCTTTGTTGatacttttttcactttttttattacaacaatTATCTGGTTCTTACGTGGTCATATTTTACGCAATTTCTGTCTTTCGCGAAATGGGTGGAACATTTGGCAAAAGTTTTAACGAACATGAGGCACTCGTTATGTTAGGTACTATTAGATTTATCATTAGTGTAATAACAGTTTTCTGTAGCAGAAAATACGGTAGAAGAGTTCTTTGCATCTTGAGTGGAATTGGAATGGCTATTTCTATGTTTCTTTCTGGAATGTACATGCATTTTACAATGTGGTATGATGAAAACGGTAATACCGAAGAAACTATGGTGAATCAAAAGTGGCTATTACTATTTTTCGTATTATCTTACATCTGTACCAGTTCGTTTGGATTTATAGTTATACCATGGACATTGATTGGAGAGTTGTTACCTGTGACTGTGCGTGGTATCGGTGGGGGTATCATGATTTCTCTTGCTTATACAATGATGTTTGCTGTTATAAAGAGCTATCCATTCATTTTGAAAAGCATGAGCATTGAAGGCATTTTTTTCTCCTTTAGCTTTATATCTCTAATGGGTGCagcttttgtatatttttttctgcctGAAACTTTGGGCAAATCGTTTTccgatattgaaaattttttctcttccaCAAGACAGAAGAAAACGCGCATTGCTGGTTCTGAAGATCCTTGA
- the LOC105205452 gene encoding polypeptide N-acetylgalactosaminyltransferase 1 isoform X1, whose product MMSTRRKSLLKLSLCILYIIGILIIAKQIFRLGINGDQSTFPRSNNYSGRQKDVDAALQRLQMDRYEQQISKLEHNVVPELGDNGKPSYLYGKDKILGEAALAKKALNIVLSNKISLNRNLPDVRNPLCANVTYDRLLPSASIIIIFYNEPWSVLLRTVHSVLRRSPPNLLKEIILVDDHSEEEELQGQLDYYLSTRLPTKVKLMRLPYRQGLIRARLHGAKNAIGDVLVFLDAHCEVIKDWLQPLLQRIKDNRNAVLMPIIDNISEETLEYFHDNEAFFFQVGGFTWSGHFTWINIQKHDIESRFSPISPTRSPTMAGGLFAINKKYFWEIGGYDNKMDGWGGENLEISFRIWQCGGTLEIIPCSRVGHIFRNFHPYKFPNDKDTHGINTARLAFVWMDDYKRLFLLHRSEFKDNPKLIGDISKRLELRKKLKCKSFKWYLDNVYPEKFIPDENAIAYGRVRLRNRRLCLDNLQHEEDKPYNLGLYNCHTKLYPSQFFSLSKSGELRREDTCGRMLDIDSKPYAQIQMSDCSNEKGGKEWVLTKDGRIIHVETGLCLDGTKLHNDENVRATRCTNAPDQFWKFDFYSNKVLSV is encoded by the exons ATGATGTCTACCCGTCGCAAATCTCTGCTGAAATTGTCACTTTGCATACTGTATATAATCGGCATTCTGATAATCGCCAAGCAAATATTTCGTCTTGGGATTAATGGAGACCAGTCTACGTTCCCAAGGAGTAATAATTATTCTGGGAGGCAAAAAGATGTGGACGCTGCATTACAGAGATTACAAATGGACAG gtaTGAGCAACAGATATCAAAATTGGAACACAATGTTGTACCTGAACTCGGAGACAATGGAAAACCTTCTTATTTATATGGAAAAGACAAGATTCTCGGTGAAGCGGCACTTGCAAAAAAAGCGTTGAATATCGTCCTCTCAAACAAGATATCATTAAACAGAAATTTGCCAGATGTACGCAACCCACt ATGTGCAAATGTTACATATGACAGATTATTACCAAGTGctagtataataattattttttataatgaaccGTGGAGTGTTTTATTACGGACAGTACACAGTGTCTTGAGACGTTCTCCACCAaacttattaaaagaaataattttagtgGACGATCATAGTGAAGAAG AAGAACTTCAGGGACAATTAGATTATTATCTTTCGACGCGTTTACCTACTAAAGTGAAACTGATGAGATTACCATACAGACAAGGATTGATACGCGCTCGTCTTCATGGGGCAAAAAATGCTATAGGCGATGTTCTTGTCTTCCTGGATGCGCATTGTGAAGTTATTAAAGACTG GTTACAACCTCTGCTACAGCGAATAAAGGATAATAGAAATGCTGTACTAATGccaataattgataatatttctgAGGAGACATTAGAATACTTCCACGATAATGaagcatttttctttcaagttgGTGGTTTTACATGGTCAGGACATTTCACGTGGATAAATATTCAGAAACACGATATTGAATCGCGTTTCTCTCCTATATCACCGACTAGATCTCCTACTATGGCAGGCGGTCTTTTtgctattaataaaaaatatttttgggaaATTGGTGGTTATGATAATAAAATGGATGGTTGGGGAGGCGAAAACTTGGAGATATCTTTCAGA ATTTGGCAATGCGGCGGTACACTAGAAATTATTCCTTGCTCCCGAGTTGGtcatatatttcgaaatttCCATCCATATAAATTTCCAAATGATAAAGATACTCACGGAATAAATACTGCTCGTTTAGCGTTTGTATGGATGGAtgattataaaagattatttttacttCATCGTAGCGAATTTAAG GACAATCCGAAACTTATTGGAGATATAAGTAAACGTTTGGAATTGCGGAAGAAACTGAAGTGTAAAAGTTTCAAATGGTATCTCGATAACGTTTATCCGGAAAAATTCATCCCTGATGAAAATGCAATAGCTTACGGCCGTGTCAGATTGCGCAATAGGCGACTATGTTTAGATAATCTGCAACACGAGGAAGATAAACCATATAATTTAGGTTTATATAATTGTCATACTAAGTTATATCCAAGTCAG TTTTTCTCATTAAGCAAGTCTGGTGAATTACGGAGAGAAGATACCTGTGGGAGAATGTTAGATATTGATTCAAAACCGTATGCACAAATTCAAATGTCTGACTGCAGCAATGAAAAAGGTGGAAAGGAATGGGTATTAACGAag GATGGCAGAATAATACATGTAGAAACTGGTCTCTGTCTCGATGGAACTAAACTACATAACGATGAGAATGTACGAGCAACTCGTTGTACTAATGCACCAGATCAATTTtggaaatttgatttttattctaataaagtGTTATCTGTATAA
- the LOC105205452 gene encoding facilitated trehalose transporter Tret1 isoform X3 yields the protein MNKTEEIVEERTYSVTERNKELHNEVSHFLRCITNKNLKKKIAIADVMPQIITSCIIHSITIKAGINMAYSTVLLDGLEADDNMKITESEGSWIASLVTITLPIGSLIAGPLMDKYGRKVVCLLSCIPAVISWVSLIFAKSLITIYAARVIAGIAAGLTTVSIIYISELTHPQVRPMILCLNSVFVSLGILITCCLAVMLDWRKMNIVFLALECCIFLTLYFVPESPYWLVCFQNRMFDEKRICKIKCSLKRLNRRQTIYEEEYSRIMEIYENRVASDEAPKSIAESVKNYYHKFTSPIAYKPLLILFSLFLLQQLSGSYVVIFYAISVFREMGGTFGKSFNEHEALVMLGTIRFIISVITVFCSRKYGRRVLCILSGIGMAISMFLSGMYMHFTMWYDENGNTEETMVNQKWLLLFFVLSYICTSSFGFIVIPWTLIGELLPVTVRGIGGGIMISLAYTMMFAVIKSYPFILKSMSIEGIFFSFSFISLMGAAFVYFFLPETLGKSFSDIENFFSSTRQKKTRIAGSEDP from the exons ATGAATAAAACAGAAGAAATTGTTGAAGAAAGAACATATTCAGTTACAGAACGCAATAAGGAACTTCACAATGAAGTCAG TCATTTTCTTAGATGCATTaccaataaaaacttaaaaaagaaaattgcaatagCAGACGTAATGCCACAg atTATTACAAGCTGTATAATTCATTCTATTACTATAAAGGCTGGTATAAACATGGCTTACAGTACTGTTTTATTAGATGGTTTAGAAGCAGATgacaatatgaaaataactgAGAGTGAAGGATCTTGGATAg CAAGTCTAGTTACAATAACATTACCAATAGGATCTCTCATTGCTGGGCCTTTGATGGATAAATATGGACGTAAAGTAGTTTGTTTATTATCTTGTATTCCTGCGGTAATATCATGGGTTTCATTGATATTCGCCAAAtctttaattactatttatGCGGCTCGAGTTATAGCTGGAATTGCAGCAGGCTTAACAActgtttctataatttatatatcagAACTTACACATCCGCAAGTTAGACCAATGATTCTGTGTCTTAACTCCGTGTTTGTGTCATTGGGTATATTAATTACCTGTTGTTTAGCTGTAATGCTAGACTGGCGCAAGATGAATATAGTTTTCCTTGCATTAGAGTGCTGTATTTTTCTTACACTTTACTTTGTACCCGAAAGCCCCTACTGGCTTGTATGTTTTCAAAATCGTATGTTTGACGAAAAAcgaatttgcaaaataaaatgcaGTTTAAAACGACTTAATAGAAGGCAAACA atttATGAGGAGGAATACTCACGAATCATGGAGATCTATGAGAACCGCGTAGCGAGTGACGAAGCGCCAAAAAGTATTGCAGAATCTGTAAAAAATTACTATCACAAATTTACATCTCCAATAGCCTATAAGCCTTTGTTGatacttttttcactttttttattacaacaatTATCTGGTTCTTACGTGGTCATATTTTACGCAATTTCTGTCTTTCGCGAAATGGGTGGAACATTTGGCAAAAGTTTTAACGAACATGAGGCACTCGTTATGTTAGGTACTATTAGATTTATCATTAGTGTAATAACAGTTTTCTGTAGCAGAAAATACGGTAGAAGAGTTCTTTGCATCTTGAGTGGAATTGGAATGGCTATTTCTATGTTTCTTTCTGGAATGTACATGCATTTTACAATGTGGTATGATGAAAACGGTAATACCGAAGAAACTATGGTGAATCAAAAGTGGCTATTACTATTTTTCGTATTATCTTACATCTGTACCAGTTCGTTTGGATTTATAGTTATACCATGGACATTGATTGGAGAGTTGTTACCTGTGACTGTGCGTGGTATCGGTGGGGGTATCATGATTTCTCTTGCTTATACAATGATGTTTGCTGTTATAAAGAGCTATCCATTCATTTTGAAAAGCATGAGCATTGAAGGCATTTTTTTCTCCTTTAGCTTTATATCTCTAATGGGTGCagcttttgtatatttttttctgcctGAAACTTTGGGCAAATCGTTTTccgatattgaaaattttttctcttccaCAAGACAGAAGAAAACGCGCATTGCTGGTTCTGAAGATCCTTGA